The stretch of DNA ACCGCGTTCGTTCTTATTTTACCGGCTCACACGACGGAAAGACGTTAAGACTTGTTAATGAAATCGAAGACTTTGAGTACATTGTTACCTCATCCAATATAGAAGCTTTGATACTTGAACTAAATCTTATCAAAAAATATGATCCAAAATATAATATCATGCTGAAGGATGACAAAAGCTATCCGTTTATTAAGCTGACAGCAGAGAGACATCCCAAGCTGATTATCACAAGGAAAGTAAAAAAAGATAAAGGTAAATACTTTGGTCCTTACCCTAACGTTGGAGCAGCAAATGAAACAAAGAAACTACTAGACCGTATTTATCCGTTGCGAAAATGTGCGACACTCCCTGACCGAGTTTGTTTATATTACCATTTAGGCCAGTGTCTCGCACCATGTGTATACGAAGTTCGTGAGGAACAGTATAAGCAAATGACGGATGAAATTACTCGATTTTTAAATGGCGGATATAAGGAAATTAAAAAAGAACTAACCGAAAAAATGACGGCAGCCGCAGAAGAATTGGATTTTGAACGAGCAAAAGAATTCCGTGATAAAATCGTCCACATTGAAACCATCATGGAAAAGCAAAAAATCACCATGACGGATTTCACGGACCGTGATGTGTTTGGTTATGCTGTTGACAAAGGCTGGATGTGTGTACAGGTCTTTTTTGTCCGTCAAGGAAAGCTGATTGAGCGGGATGTTTCTTTGTTTCCCATCTACAATGAGCCAGAGGAAGAAATCCTTACGTTCTTAGGACAATTTTATCAAAAGGCCAATCACTTTAAGCCAAAGGAAATCTTAATCCAAGATGAAATTGATTTGAATATGACTACACAGCTCCTAGAAGTGAAGGTTCTTCAACCGAAAAAAGGACAAAAGAAGGACCTTGTTAACCTTGCAATCAAAAATGCAAAAATTGCCTTGAATGAAAAGTTTTCTTTAATTGAGAAGGATGAAGAACGAACCATTAAGGCAGTAGAAAACCTTGGAAAGCTTCTTGGAATTTATACCCCCCATCGGATTGAGTCTTTCGATAACTCTAATATACAAGGGACAGATCCCGTTTCAGCCATGGTTGTGTTTACGGATGGGAAAGCGAATAAGAGAGAATATCGCAAGTATAAAATCAAGTCTGTAAAGGGCCCGGATGATTATGAATCGATGAGGGAAGTAACTAGAAGAAGGTACTCGAGAGCTTTAAAAGATAATCTTCCTCTACCGGATCTTATTATTATTGATGGTGGAAAAGGACATGTAGAAGCGGTAAGAGACGTTTTAGAAAATGAATTAGGATTAGATATCCCACTATCGGGTCTTGTAAAGGATGAAAAACACCGGACGTCGCAATTGTTATACGGCAATCCGTTAGAAATTGTCCCACTTGAACGGAACAGCCAGGAGTTTTATTTACTGCAACGTATTCAAGATGAGGTTCACCGCTTTGCCATTACCTTTCACCGCCAAATACGTGGAAAGAGCGCCTTTCAATCCTTATTGGATGATATCCCGGGGATTGGGGAGAAACGCAAAAAACTATTGCTTAAACAGTTTGGTTCTGTGAAAAAAATGAAGGAAGCGAGTCTGGAGGAATTTACCGACATTGGTATTCCATCAAATGTGGCAGAAGAGTTAATGAAAAAACTTCAAGAATAGTTATTGTCAGAATAAATTGACCATGCTATAATTAGTGAAAATTTAAATTACTATCACTTTATAGTACTAAAGTGAAGGTAGAGGTGCGAGCTTCAAGAGTAGTGATTCTGAGAAGGGTGAGCTTCAAGGAAGAATCATGAAAGGGGATGTTCGCCGAAGTAAAGAAAGTCTCATTTCTTTCTTTGCTGGTCCTGTATTGAATAAATGCCGGATTGTCAAGACGCGTGTCTTGGAGAGCTATCTTACGTTATTTGTACAGGAATTTATTTTTCGTGTTCAAAAAGCAATGAGATGCCTCTCATTGCTTTTTTATTTATGTTTTTGTAGCAAAATAGGTAGAGCATAACTGAAAGAAGGGGAAATGATGGGCTTAGTTGTTCAAAAATTCGGGGGAACCTCCGTTGGCAGTGTAGAAAGAATTTTAAATGTAGCAGCCTGTGTAAAAGATGAAACAGAGAGAGGCAATAACGTTGTTGTCGTTGTTTCTGCTATGGGAAAATCCACTGACAAGCTTGTTGGTCTAGCGAAGGAAATTTCCAGTCAACCTAATAAACGGGAAATGGATATGCTCCTTTCGACAGGCGAGCAGGTAACCATCGCCTTATTATCCATGGCCTTAAATAAACAAGGTCTACCAGCGGTTTCCTATACAGGCTGGCAGGCGGGAATCGTAACTGAACCTGTCCATGGAAATGCACGAATTTCAACTATCAAAACAGAATCCATTAAAAACCAACTTGCAGAAGGCAAGGTTGTTATTGTAGCCGGATTCCAAGGAATAACTGAAGATGGGGAAATCACAACTCTTGGTCGAGGGGGTTCTGATACGACAGCAGTTGCATTAGCAGCGGCGTTAAAAGCAGATAAATGTGATATTTACACGGATGTAACGGGTGTATTTACAACAGATCCGAGATATGTGAAAGAGGCACGTAAGTTATTATCCGTTTCCTATGACGAAATGTTGGAGCTTGCCAATCTCGGTGCAGGTGTACTGCATCCAAGAGCGGTAGAATTTGCTAAAAATTATCAAGTAAGACTTGGAGTTCGTTCAAGCATGGAGAAAATCGAAGGAACAGTCATTGAGGGGGAAGCAACAATGGAACAAAATTTAGTTGTACGTGGTGTCGCGTTTGAAGATGAAATTACAAAGGTTACCGTTTTAGGGTTAACCAATTCCTTAACCAGTTTATCAACCATTTTTACTACTCTTGCTCAAAATCACATCAACGTTGATATTATTATTCAAAGCACAACAGAAGGAGGAACGGCTAATTTATCCTTCTCCATCCATACCGATGATCTGTTAGAGACATTGAAGGTATTAGAAGACAATAAAGCTGTACTTGGCTATGAACAACTTGATGCAGAGAATAAACTAGCAAAGGTCTCCATTGTGGGTTCAGGCATGATATCTAATCCGGGTGTGGCTGCGAAAATGTTTGAAGTTCTTGCTTCAAATGGCATCCAAATCAAAATGGTCAGCACCTCTGAAATTAAAGTGTCTGCTGTTTTAGAAGAAAAGAATATGTTAAAAGCAGTTGAACTCCTCCACAGTGCATTTGAGCTTGGAAATTAACAAAGAAGAGGCTGACTCGCTGGAATGTGAGTCAGCCTCTTTCCGATGTTCAAAGAAAGTATAGATTTCGACTTCGAGAATTGTCTAGCTCCAGCGCCTAGCCCCTCGGGTCAAATAACCTTCGGCAATAAAAGTCTAAAGGCGGACTTTTCTTGCCGAAGAACATTTGCCTGTCGGGGCTGATCAAGGCGCTTGCGCTTTTCTTGTTAAATTTGATCCTTTCGATCCCATTTAACAGTAAATTGGACTTTGTTTGCTTTTTTTACAGGGTGTTCAAACGCTTCGGCAATCACTTCTTTTTGCAGTTCAATTTGTTGGGCAAGGAAGCCGGCTTCGAGTTGGAAGAAGTGCTCTGCTTTTGATTTTACACGAGAAACAATGAGTGGGCTTATTAGTTCGAATTCAATTTCATTTTTCGTCTCTTTTATTATTTCAAGCTGTCCCCACGAAGCATTTGTAAAAAACTCAACTAATGTTTCGTGGTCAGGTAATGGGAACTTTCGTGCAAGACGTTTTCCTGCCCAGTATAAGATTTCAGGCGTGTCTTTGCCAAGGATCTCTGGCAAAAGGTATTCCCTAATGATTTCATACCCAAACATTGAAATGGTTCTTGGTTCTGGCTCTTCATTATTCAAATGTTGATTAACGGCTGTACTTTCTTTCACAAGCTTCCCCTCTTTCTATCATTCTATTATATACAATTTGATTTATTTTTCAGTACTGAATTGCTGAAAATGTGAATAAATCCTTTTGTGAATGTTATATTATTTCGGAATATCTTATCTTATTTATCATCATAATTATCTTATCCGTTTGGGGAGAAATACCAACCGTAAGATGTTGGTAATTAAATGTAATAATATGGGTTGTATGGGGAAATGAAGCAGTTGTTTTTCTGAAAAAGGTACTATCCTATTATAATATCAATATATTTTAAAAATTTTATTTTTTAATAAAGATTGTGTATCCGTTTTCTTGACGCTCTATGTCGATGGGAGTAAAATGGACATGTCACATTATTGTCACAGTAGTATTGGGTTAAGTTTCTTTAAGGGGTACATAGAAGAAAGAGCTTAACATCATTTTTTAAAAATTAAGGGGGGTAAATGTATGGCGGGGAATCGAGAGTTTGCTAATCGCAGATTACATTCGTTGCTAGGGGTCATTCCGATAGGAGTGTTTCTTACACAGCATCTTGTAGTCAACCATTTTATCACTGGAGGTCCAGAGTCCTTCAATAAGGCTGCAGGCTTCATGGGAAGTCTACCATTCCGCATTGTCTTAGAAACTGTAATTATTTATTTACCATTGCTTTTTCATGCAATCTATGGACTTTATATTGCTTTTACCGCTAAAAGTAATGTAAAAAGATTTGGTTTCTTTAGGAACTGGATGTTCATGCTTCAACGTGTATCAGGCGTAATCACGCT from Bacillus sp. SLBN-46 encodes:
- the uvrC gene encoding excinuclease ABC subunit UvrC, whose product is MNENIKQKLTLLPDQPGCYLMKDRQGTIIYVGKAKILKNRVRSYFTGSHDGKTLRLVNEIEDFEYIVTSSNIEALILELNLIKKYDPKYNIMLKDDKSYPFIKLTAERHPKLIITRKVKKDKGKYFGPYPNVGAANETKKLLDRIYPLRKCATLPDRVCLYYHLGQCLAPCVYEVREEQYKQMTDEITRFLNGGYKEIKKELTEKMTAAAEELDFERAKEFRDKIVHIETIMEKQKITMTDFTDRDVFGYAVDKGWMCVQVFFVRQGKLIERDVSLFPIYNEPEEEILTFLGQFYQKANHFKPKEILIQDEIDLNMTTQLLEVKVLQPKKGQKKDLVNLAIKNAKIALNEKFSLIEKDEERTIKAVENLGKLLGIYTPHRIESFDNSNIQGTDPVSAMVVFTDGKANKREYRKYKIKSVKGPDDYESMREVTRRRYSRALKDNLPLPDLIIIDGGKGHVEAVRDVLENELGLDIPLSGLVKDEKHRTSQLLYGNPLEIVPLERNSQEFYLLQRIQDEVHRFAITFHRQIRGKSAFQSLLDDIPGIGEKRKKLLLKQFGSVKKMKEASLEEFTDIGIPSNVAEELMKKLQE
- a CDS encoding aspartate kinase, whose product is MGLVVQKFGGTSVGSVERILNVAACVKDETERGNNVVVVVSAMGKSTDKLVGLAKEISSQPNKREMDMLLSTGEQVTIALLSMALNKQGLPAVSYTGWQAGIVTEPVHGNARISTIKTESIKNQLAEGKVVIVAGFQGITEDGEITTLGRGGSDTTAVALAAALKADKCDIYTDVTGVFTTDPRYVKEARKLLSVSYDEMLELANLGAGVLHPRAVEFAKNYQVRLGVRSSMEKIEGTVIEGEATMEQNLVVRGVAFEDEITKVTVLGLTNSLTSLSTIFTTLAQNHINVDIIIQSTTEGGTANLSFSIHTDDLLETLKVLEDNKAVLGYEQLDAENKLAKVSIVGSGMISNPGVAAKMFEVLASNGIQIKMVSTSEIKVSAVLEEKNMLKAVELLHSAFELGN
- a CDS encoding YslB family protein, whose protein sequence is MKESTAVNQHLNNEEPEPRTISMFGYEIIREYLLPEILGKDTPEILYWAGKRLARKFPLPDHETLVEFFTNASWGQLEIIKETKNEIEFELISPLIVSRVKSKAEHFFQLEAGFLAQQIELQKEVIAEAFEHPVKKANKVQFTVKWDRKDQI
- a CDS encoding succinate dehydrogenase cytochrome b558 subunit, which encodes MAGNREFANRRLHSLLGVIPIGVFLTQHLVVNHFITGGPESFNKAAGFMGSLPFRIVLETVIIYLPLLFHAIYGLYIAFTAKSNVKRFGFFRNWMFMLQRVSGVITLIFITWHVWQTRVAAAFGAEVSYDMMHNILSSPFMFVFYLVGILSAIFHFANGLWSFFVSWGITVSPRSQVISTYVTVGVFIVLSFIGIQTLIAFVQ